Proteins from a single region of Theobroma cacao cultivar B97-61/B2 chromosome 10, Criollo_cocoa_genome_V2, whole genome shotgun sequence:
- the LOC18586906 gene encoding 3-oxo-5-alpha-steroid 4-dehydrogenase 2, which translates to MTMLLQIVFPPTLLHTAASVFTLILMAILGLLETGGIHLQYSKFSNTTRMNVPSRVGMFLIYAPAFLAGLASFWLFPHGDLRFLFLKSAMTIHFFKRILEVLFVHKYSGVMGLESTIVILGTYFTLSSIMIYAQQLTQGLAEPSIDLKYPGIVLFLIGISGNFYHHYLLSKLRAKGSKDYKIPRGGLFELVICPHYLFEILGFLGMSLISQTLYSFSVSLGSAMYLTCRSYVSRRWYLSKFEDFPKQVKALIPYVF; encoded by the exons ATGACCATGTTGCTGCAAATTGTTTTTCCACCTACTTTGCTCCATACTGCAGCATCAGTATTTACTCTAATATTGATGGCAATCCTTGGGTTGTTAGAAACCGGAGGGATACACTTGCAGTATTCCAAATTCTCCAATACAACTAGGATGAATGTTCCCAGTCGAGTTGGTATGTTCCTGATCTACGCTCCAGCCTTCCTCGCCGGTCTTGCTTCCTTTTGGCTTTTCCCACATGGGGACCTTAGATTTCTTTTCCTCAAATCTGCTATGACCATCCATTTCTTCAAGAGAATTTTGGAG GTGCTTTTCGTTCACAAATACAGTGGAGTGATGGGTCTTGAGTCAACGATAGTTATACTTGGTACTTACTTTACACTCAGTTCGATCATGATTTACGCACAACAACTCACACAGGGACTTGCAGAGCCATCGATTGATTTGAAGTATCCTGGAATTGTGTTATTCTTAATAGGAATAAGTGGTAATTTCTACCATCATTACCTTCTCTCCAAACTAAGGGCAAAGGGCTCCAAAGATTACAAGATCCCCAGAGGTGGTTTATTTGAGTTGGTGATTTGCCCTCACTATCTTTTTGAGATCTTAGGCTTCTTGGGAATGAGCTTAATTTCTCAGACgttatattctttttctgtCAGTCTAGGCTCTGCTATGTACTTGACATGTAGGAGTTATGTCTCCAGGAGATGGTACCTCTctaaatttgaagattttccAAAACAGGTCAAGGCCCTTATTCCATATGTCTTCTAG